In Geminocystis sp. NIES-3708, a single window of DNA contains:
- a CDS encoding secretin and TonB N-terminal domain-containing protein has protein sequence MNKFSVNQIRFLSSTAVILLGWQSLALANPSLNKKLKIKNIPNSIAQSFPQNQDVLIPNPSIKIDGKPVDMSQPTPPPFLPRAVAPPVGDMSVSNVNTSSPTINLGTNITVPRLVLRDAPTTEVLALLSRAAGFNIIFTDKSNEGNTNTVSLDLENEPVQDVFNSVLMISGLKASLQGKTIFVGSKLPPTVKNAITRSIRLNQYSAIGAASFLNSQGAQGNIVEIKEETKDNKTTRTFEVKKLESAEKDNEYLVLKGLTVHADPINDTVTLVGEPNLVQTATSFLTQLDVRRRQVAVNVKVVDVTLDQQDSFGSSFSFGIDNTGVVQDGGVGVINFGTNNQNVDPQQWRTSGIEGPLTSEGYVDNELVDPYNQQITITEGFTNNLANNLANSLANTLNQSSNSNLTDNLNRNFTDTINRTLSQFGNTSNFSRNQVETLSRALTENLTNSVANTLNQSETSGLTRNITDSVARTVSRTLQGLPLASPNSGQISPFGTNADPNNPGTAANIRPGRNFNVPQAFLAQIRANVTSGNAKILTDPTLVVQEGQVGTVELVENVVTSVNTSIDQLSGVRTTTPVIEPAGLTLNVAIQKIDDNGFINLQVNPAISAPGTPQIFRSGVGADNVITPLVERKVSSGLIRLRDGQTLILSGIISDGERTQISKVPILGDLPIIGSLFRSTFKDKARSEVIVMLTPQVIDDSEGSSGFGYNYTPSRETGKYLRDRGLNVPTAPY, from the coding sequence ATGAACAAGTTTTCTGTTAATCAAATCAGATTTTTAAGCAGTACTGCCGTTATTCTTCTCGGTTGGCAGTCTTTAGCCTTAGCTAATCCTAGTTTAAATAAAAAACTGAAAATCAAAAATATTCCCAATTCCATCGCCCAATCTTTTCCCCAAAATCAAGATGTATTAATACCGAATCCTTCCATTAAAATTGATGGAAAACCTGTTGATATGTCTCAACCAACACCACCTCCATTCTTACCAAGAGCAGTTGCCCCTCCAGTAGGGGATATGTCAGTGTCGAATGTGAATACCAGTTCACCTACGATTAATTTGGGTACAAATATTACAGTGCCTCGTTTAGTTTTAAGAGATGCACCTACTACTGAAGTACTAGCATTACTTAGTCGTGCGGCTGGATTTAATATTATTTTTACAGATAAGAGTAATGAAGGAAATACTAACACCGTCTCCTTAGATTTAGAAAATGAGCCTGTACAAGATGTTTTTAATAGTGTATTGATGATTTCTGGTTTAAAGGCTAGTCTTCAAGGTAAAACTATTTTTGTAGGCAGTAAATTACCGCCAACGGTAAAAAATGCGATTACTCGCAGTATTCGTTTAAATCAATATAGTGCCATCGGTGCTGCTAGTTTCCTCAACAGTCAAGGTGCTCAAGGGAATATTGTTGAAATCAAAGAAGAAACAAAAGATAATAAAACTACCCGAACTTTTGAAGTTAAAAAATTAGAAAGTGCAGAAAAAGATAACGAGTATTTAGTATTAAAAGGTTTAACAGTCCATGCAGATCCGATAAATGATACTGTTACCTTAGTTGGTGAACCGAATTTAGTACAGACAGCGACTTCTTTTCTAACTCAATTAGATGTTCGTCGTCGTCAAGTAGCTGTAAACGTAAAAGTTGTTGACGTAACATTAGATCAACAAGATAGTTTTGGTTCTAGTTTCTCCTTTGGCATTGATAATACTGGAGTCGTCCAAGATGGTGGTGTTGGGGTTATTAACTTTGGCACGAATAATCAAAATGTTGATCCTCAACAATGGCGAACTAGCGGCATTGAGGGTCCACTAACAAGTGAAGGTTATGTGGATAATGAATTAGTAGATCCTTATAATCAACAAATAACTATCACTGAAGGATTTACTAATAATTTAGCAAATAACCTCGCTAATAGTTTAGCCAATACTTTAAATCAATCAAGTAATAGTAACTTGACCGATAATTTGAATCGTAACTTTACCGATACTATTAACCGAACTTTGAGTCAATTTGGCAATACGTCAAATTTTAGTAGAAATCAAGTGGAAACTTTAAGTAGAGCCTTAACAGAAAATTTAACTAATTCTGTGGCAAATACTTTAAACCAATCAGAAACCAGTGGTTTAACTCGAAATATTACAGATAGCGTTGCTCGTACCGTATCAAGAACATTACAAGGATTACCATTAGCTTCTCCCAATTCAGGACAAATTAGCCCCTTCGGTACAAACGCAGATCCGAATAATCCCGGAACTGCTGCTAATATTCGCCCAGGCCGTAATTTTAACGTCCCTCAAGCCTTTTTAGCCCAAATCAGAGCTAATGTTACTTCTGGAAATGCAAAAATCCTCACAGATCCGACTCTTGTAGTACAAGAAGGTCAGGTTGGTACGGTAGAATTAGTAGAAAATGTTGTAACAAGTGTTAATACATCTATCGATCAATTAAGCGGTGTCAGAACGACAACTCCTGTAATTGAACCTGCTGGATTGACTCTAAATGTAGCTATTCAAAAAATTGATGATAATGGTTTTATTAATTTACAAGTAAATCCTGCTATTAGTGCACCTGGTACGCCTCAAATTTTCCGTAGTGGCGTTGGTGCTGATAACGTTATTACCCCTTTAGTTGAAAGAAAAGTATCTTCTGGCTTAATTCGTTTACGGGATGGACAAACTTTGATTTTATCGGGAATTATCTCTGATGGTGAAAGAACACAAATTTCTAAAGTGCCCATTTTAGGTGATTTACCCATTATTGGTAGTTTATTCAGATCAACATTTAAAGATAAAGCTCGTTCTGAAGTAATTGTTATGCTTACACCGCAAGTGATTGATGATTCTGAAGGCTCTAGCGGTTTTGGTTATAATTATACTCCTTCCCGTGAAACTGGTAAATATCTCCGAGATCGTGGCTTAAATGTACCTACTGCACCTTATTAA
- a CDS encoding type II and III secretion system protein, translated as MTTSFNTSDEFDPQDEDFGEGGDFPVAFGITFTPQVTGIAIGVGGFLIAGYLFWSQVLPVWNELSELNKQKQEKQSQLEQLNSSKLDLVIAKKQNELTEAKDLKEDVLKLFATDQTLDTLLLDVNSFTNFSNIKMNTFVPTLERQTVADESFGSLATNNLQVKSYSIDLEGSFNQLQLFLQDLERLQPLLVVKNLNTSTINPPQYLLENNQLITIEQPKLKTTITLQAVFPQIQPPAPAPEGEKPPEGQKPPEGEAPAK; from the coding sequence ATGACAACATCTTTCAATACTTCCGATGAATTTGATCCCCAAGATGAAGACTTTGGTGAGGGGGGAGATTTTCCCGTTGCCTTTGGCATAACATTTACACCACAAGTAACAGGCATTGCCATCGGTGTTGGTGGTTTTTTAATTGCCGGTTATTTATTTTGGAGTCAAGTTCTCCCAGTATGGAATGAATTATCGGAACTTAACAAACAAAAACAAGAAAAACAATCTCAGTTAGAACAGCTTAATTCTAGCAAACTAGATTTAGTAATCGCTAAAAAACAAAACGAATTAACAGAAGCAAAAGATCTGAAGGAAGATGTATTAAAACTTTTTGCTACAGATCAGACCCTAGATACTCTATTGTTAGATGTAAATAGCTTTACTAACTTTAGCAATATCAAAATGAACACTTTTGTGCCTACTCTTGAGCGACAAACCGTTGCTGATGAGTCTTTTGGTAGTTTAGCTACTAATAATTTACAAGTTAAATCCTATAGTATTGATTTAGAAGGTAGTTTTAATCAGTTACAACTTTTTCTACAAGATTTGGAAAGATTACAACCTCTATTGGTCGTAAAAAATCTTAACACTTCCACTATTAACCCACCGCAATATTTATTAGAAAATAATCAATTAATAACTATTGAACAACCAAAATTAAAAACAACTATTACTTTACAAGCTGTATTTCCTCAAATACAACCACCAGCACCAGCACCAGAGGGTGAAAAACCTCCCGAAGGGCAAAAACCTCCCGAAGGGGAAGCACCAGCTAAGTAA
- a CDS encoding PilN domain-containing protein yields MYNIDINFLKDRKLDTSSATTTFKKKTAKPMGEKLPTLIGAGVAVAFIAAVGGSLLFLNNQKTSTNSTIAQLDQEIQRLQGQNSQIKQIETEIEAINREIGILVSVFNQIKPWSSMLTEIGTVTPPNVQIQGITQAENQTLTINGFAKSYDDVNDFLLTLKNSAFLNGEATNLTTTSIGPNPGSVATSRAQILGQETTGGATNDGVEITLPPVVLYTITTEITDKPAEELLNQLSRRGAIGLVSRITNLQRKGALKLQEVAATAQPEKPAEGEAKQ; encoded by the coding sequence ATGTACAACATTGATATTAATTTTTTAAAAGATCGTAAGTTAGATACCTCTAGTGCTACTACGACATTTAAGAAAAAAACCGCTAAACCCATGGGTGAGAAACTACCTACTCTCATCGGAGCGGGGGTTGCTGTCGCTTTTATTGCAGCGGTAGGAGGCTCTTTATTATTCTTAAATAATCAGAAAACTAGCACTAATAGTACGATCGCCCAGCTAGATCAAGAAATTCAGCGTTTACAAGGGCAAAATTCTCAAATAAAGCAAATAGAAACGGAAATCGAAGCTATTAATCGAGAAATCGGGATTCTTGTTAGTGTGTTTAACCAAATTAAACCGTGGTCATCTATGCTAACAGAAATTGGTACTGTTACTCCACCAAATGTTCAAATACAAGGAATTACTCAGGCAGAGAATCAAACTTTAACTATTAATGGTTTTGCTAAATCCTATGATGACGTTAATGATTTTTTATTAACTCTCAAGAATTCAGCGTTTCTAAATGGTGAAGCTACTAATTTAACGACTACTAGTATTGGACCTAATCCCGGGAGTGTTGCTACCAGTCGAGCACAAATACTAGGGCAGGAAACTACTGGTGGAGCAACAAATGATGGAGTCGAAATAACTCTACCTCCTGTAGTTTTATATACAATCACCACCGAGATTACTGATAAACCTGCCGAAGAGTTATTAAATCAACTAAGCCGTAGAGGTGCAATTGGTTTAGTATCAAGAATAACTAATCTTCAAAGAAAAGGAGCTTTAAAATTACAAGAAGTAGCGGCTACCGCACAACCAGAAAAACCAGCAGAAGGAGAAGCTAAACAATGA
- the sppA gene encoding signal peptide peptidase SppA — translation MIWPFKPSTTKQIARIEINGAIASQTREHVLEALEVVEEKKFPALLLRIDSPGGTVADSQEIYSALRKLGEKIKIVASFGNISASGGVYIGVGANHIVSNPGTITGSVGVIIRGNNLQKLLDKVGVSFKVIKSGPYKDILSFDRDLTNEEESILQQLIDSTYQQFVETVAEGRKLSIETVKSFADGRIFSGQQALKLGLVDRLGSEKDAFRWACELVKLDPDKTECQTIEQPKSFVNRFLNNRSQVKSGLGSSINWLEFELATSGQPLWLYRP, via the coding sequence ATGATTTGGCCTTTTAAACCTTCAACGACGAAACAAATTGCTCGAATTGAAATTAATGGTGCGATCGCATCACAAACTCGTGAACATGTATTAGAGGCTTTAGAAGTAGTCGAAGAAAAAAAATTCCCTGCTTTATTATTACGGATTGACTCTCCCGGAGGTACAGTTGCTGATTCCCAAGAAATTTATTCGGCTTTGAGAAAGTTAGGAGAAAAAATCAAAATAGTGGCTAGTTTTGGAAATATATCTGCTTCTGGGGGAGTTTATATTGGAGTTGGGGCAAACCATATTGTTTCTAATCCCGGTACTATCACAGGTAGCGTTGGGGTTATTATTAGAGGAAATAACTTACAAAAATTGTTAGATAAAGTGGGAGTTTCTTTTAAAGTAATTAAATCAGGACCTTATAAAGATATTTTATCATTTGATCGAGATTTAACGAATGAAGAAGAAAGTATTTTACAGCAATTGATTGATAGTACTTATCAACAATTTGTGGAAACTGTAGCTGAAGGAAGGAAACTAAGTATTGAAACGGTTAAAAGTTTTGCAGATGGACGTATTTTTAGTGGTCAACAAGCCTTAAAATTAGGATTAGTTGATCGTTTAGGTAGTGAAAAAGATGCGTTTCGTTGGGCTTGTGAATTAGTTAAACTTGATCCTGATAAAACAGAATGTCAAACTATAGAGCAACCAAAATCTTTTGTAAATCGTTTTCTAAATAACCGTAGTCAGGTAAAATCAGGGTTAGGATCTAGCATTAATTGGTTAGAATTTGAATTGGCTACCAGTGGTCAACCTTTATGGTTATATCG
- a CDS encoding rubrerythrin family protein, producing the protein MDLSNKNTVKNLEAAFGGESMANRKYLFFAEVAKELGFKDLSKLFKETANQETEHAFAHFRLIHPELVVTDASKLSDEEKKQIVSRCLELAIEGETYEYTTMYPEFTAQAQADRDDKAEAEFQEQETESKQHAAIFRKAAQNFGFLTSIENHHANEYNEALKALDGKDGTPKAVSDDPNTRKWICRQCSMIYDPVIGDPDSGIVAGTIFEDIPEDWHCPICGAHKKLFVPYQEAIV; encoded by the coding sequence ATGGATTTATCAAATAAAAACACTGTAAAAAATTTGGAAGCCGCTTTTGGTGGTGAATCAATGGCAAATCGTAAGTATTTATTTTTTGCTGAAGTAGCGAAAGAACTTGGATTTAAAGATTTGTCTAAATTATTTAAAGAAACAGCGAATCAAGAAACAGAACACGCTTTTGCTCATTTTCGTCTGATTCATCCTGAATTAGTAGTAACCGATGCTAGTAAATTAAGTGACGAGGAAAAAAAACAAATTGTTTCTCGTTGTTTAGAATTAGCTATTGAGGGAGAAACTTATGAATATACAACTATGTATCCTGAATTTACTGCTCAAGCCCAAGCAGATAGGGATGACAAAGCAGAAGCTGAATTTCAAGAACAAGAAACAGAATCGAAACAACACGCTGCTATTTTTCGTAAGGCGGCTCAAAACTTTGGCTTTCTTACCAGTATTGAAAATCATCATGCCAATGAATATAATGAAGCTCTGAAGGCTTTAGATGGTAAAGACGGCACTCCTAAAGCTGTTAGTGATGATCCAAATACCCGTAAATGGATTTGTCGTCAATGCTCGATGATTTATGATCCTGTAATCGGAGATCCAGATTCTGGAATTGTTGCTGGTACTATCTTTGAAGATATACCTGAGGATTGGCATTGTCCTATTTGTGGTGCTCACAAAAAACTTTTTGTTCCTTATCAAGAAGCAATCGTATAA
- a CDS encoding beta-carotene isomerase domain-containing protein, with translation MNITEKTQYKDNLIDQIFISLFSRKMAQAVKKRPKYKGYDGFVDLSQQIMKGRTAQQQQELVEVVLKSLVPSPALYLIRTLFSPTKWICESNAWFATVLFEWLVGKSEIQEVEIININKQIIRQKSGVKIKKCRYLEESGCVGMCINMCKMPTQKFFTESFGIPLTMTPNFEDLSCEMVFGQNPPPLETEEASRHPCLQTYCPTAVNSLQPCPKIYD, from the coding sequence ATGAATATTACCGAAAAAACTCAATATAAAGATAATTTAATCGATCAAATATTTATTAGTTTATTTTCTCGAAAAATGGCTCAAGCCGTCAAAAAAAGACCCAAATATAAAGGTTATGATGGTTTTGTTGATTTATCTCAACAGATTATGAAAGGGCGCACAGCTCAACAACAACAAGAATTAGTTGAGGTAGTGTTAAAATCTTTAGTGCCTTCTCCTGCTTTATATTTGATTCGCACTTTATTTTCCCCCACAAAATGGATATGTGAATCTAATGCTTGGTTTGCTACAGTTTTATTTGAATGGTTAGTCGGCAAATCAGAAATTCAAGAAGTAGAAATTATAAACATAAATAAGCAAATTATTAGGCAAAAAAGTGGTGTCAAAATCAAAAAATGCCGTTATCTTGAAGAAAGTGGTTGTGTGGGAATGTGTATTAATATGTGTAAAATGCCAACTCAAAAATTTTTTACAGAATCTTTTGGTATTCCCTTAACTATGACACCTAATTTTGAAGATTTAAGTTGTGAGATGGTTTTCGGGCAAAATCCACCCCCTTTAGAAACGGAAGAAGCTAGTAGGCATCCTTGCTTACAAACTTATTGCCCTACTGCGGTTAATTCTCTCCAACCTTGCCCGAAAATTTATGATTAA
- a CDS encoding glutamate-5-semialdehyde dehydrogenase, producing MIDYSMSDLLTIAKQTQVAARELAILPETSRNEALTAIASALEKHQNKIIEANQADCNASEGVISSALYARLKLSASKLKDAIAGVKDVGNLPDPIGMVSLKRELDEELILHRISCPLGVLGVIFEARPDALIQITSLAIKSGNGVILKAGKEALQTCTTLVKIIQETLKETQVNPNAIQLLTTREEIKELLALDEYVDLIIPRGSNEFVRYVQENTKIPVLGHADGICHLFIDSEADLSQAINITVDAKTHYPAACNAIETLLIHREIASQFLPPIAEALIEKGVELRGDKDSQKIINCQNATEEDWQTEYSDLILAIKIVDDLSSAIAHINRYGSKHTDAIVTKNKNNAEIFMNQVDSAGVYHNCSTRFADGFRYGFGAEVGISTQKMPPRGPVGLEGLVTYKYKLIGNGQIAASYTGENPKDFIHRDL from the coding sequence ATTATTGATTACTCTATGTCTGATTTATTAACCATTGCTAAACAAACTCAAGTGGCTGCCCGTGAGTTAGCAATATTGCCAGAGACATCTCGAAATGAAGCTCTAACAGCCATCGCTTCTGCCCTTGAAAAACATCAAAATAAGATTATTGAAGCCAATCAAGCTGATTGTAATGCCTCTGAAGGGGTAATTTCTAGTGCTTTATATGCTCGTTTAAAGTTAAGTGCATCAAAGCTAAAAGATGCGATCGCAGGAGTCAAGGATGTTGGAAATTTACCGGATCCCATTGGCATGGTATCTTTAAAAAGAGAGTTAGATGAGGAATTAATATTACATCGAATCAGTTGTCCTTTAGGAGTTTTAGGCGTAATCTTTGAAGCACGTCCTGATGCTCTAATTCAAATCACCAGTTTAGCGATTAAATCGGGTAATGGTGTTATTTTAAAAGCAGGTAAAGAAGCCTTACAAACTTGTACAACTTTAGTTAAAATTATTCAAGAAACCCTCAAGGAAACTCAAGTTAATCCCAACGCCATTCAACTGTTAACTACCAGAGAAGAAATTAAAGAATTATTGGCGTTAGATGAGTATGTGGATTTAATTATACCCCGTGGCTCAAACGAATTTGTTCGTTATGTTCAAGAAAATACCAAAATTCCTGTTTTAGGGCATGCAGATGGGATTTGTCATTTATTTATTGATTCTGAAGCTGATTTATCCCAAGCTATTAATATCACTGTTGATGCAAAAACCCATTATCCTGCGGCTTGTAATGCTATTGAGACTTTATTAATTCATCGTGAAATTGCATCTCAATTTTTGCCTCCTATTGCAGAAGCTTTAATCGAAAAAGGAGTTGAATTAAGGGGAGATAAAGACAGCCAAAAAATCATTAACTGTCAAAATGCCACGGAAGAAGATTGGCAAACTGAATATAGTGATTTAATTTTAGCAATCAAAATTGTGGATGATTTATCTAGTGCGATCGCACATATTAATCGCTATGGTTCAAAACATACTGATGCCATCGTCACCAAGAATAAAAATAATGCTGAAATTTTTATGAATCAAGTAGATTCTGCGGGGGTGTATCATAATTGTTCTACCCGTTTTGCTGATGGTTTTCGTTATGGTTTTGGTGCAGAAGTAGGTATTAGTACTCAAAAAATGCCCCCCAGGGGACCTGTTGGTTTAGAAGGACTTGTAACTTACAAATATAAATTAATAGGAAATGGACAAATTGCAGCTAGTTATACAGGGGAGAATCCTAAAGATTTTATTCATCGAGATTTGTAG